A region of the Hydra vulgaris chromosome 12, alternate assembly HydraT2T_AEP genome:
AGGGAAAATACAAGAAAACTAGaatcaaagaaaagaaaaacatttttgtttgtcAAATAACAGTAGTAACCTACTTGTACTAATAATAGTAATTGTagagagaaaataaaaatatctcgACCAATTGATTTCGAGCATAAATAAtgtgcttttaaaatattttaaaatttaaaataaatcttagtTCTAAAATCGGACACGTCACGATTCTATATTTGAAGGGGACCAACTCGGATTCAGGCAAAAAATGAATGGGTATTACCCATTACTTTAATATTACATAAGAATTTGACATCATGGATCATTTGGAACTCGacgttaaacaaaaaacaattaaaaagttatgtttaCAAAATCACTTTTGATAAGTCTAAAAAAACAACGTCAATTAATTAGCGCCAAATTAGCTGCGCGCGAAATTTAATGAGCCTTAATTTCaaacattgaaaaatttatcCGGTGCCGGGTACTCGGACCCAGAATTTTTAGCCTGTTGTTCAAAGGCCTCCGATAAACTGGTACCGGTGTCCTTAACagaaaaatatatgtatatatttaagtttaaatacaaataaaaaaaattttaatggtacttagataaaaataaagcaaagtaaatttttgagcatggtaaaaattttaaatggtgtTCAGTCTAATGTGCAATCGAGTAAAAAAAACCtaaccatataaaattttatgatcatAACTTTGGAACGCGTATAAATAactgatataaaaattaaaaccgaTAGACGAGTTTAAATTTAGAGtcaattaaaatactttatttaaccATTACCTTTAGATTTAGGTAAGGTAAACCTATAGAGGtattttttgttcccaggctccaattactgcgatttttttaaatttaagtatgaGAAAATTAATCGAGatccttttttcaaaataactgaacatcattaaatgcaaatataattgagtacaaatatattaattagaAACAGAGATATTTATAAAAGCACCAAGCACAAAGGCAACGAtgcttataactttaattaatttgacAAATGTTTACAAAACATAATTAAGTTGTTGATTCCATTTAAACCTATCAATATGTTGTGTTCATAATATATTCTCTTTCAGACCGGCACCGATATATAAGATAGggcggtatatatatatacatgtataataaTATGACACATGTCCCtaataaacaaactatatatataaatgtcacGAAATCAAATTAACTCATAAATCTTCATAATCGAGTggtattttattctttattcttCGTCCACGACTTGATAATCGAATTGTTTGATCTTCTTTTGTATTTTCAACTAAATTGttctgtttaattattttattattctcgTTCTCCAATTCCAATGACGTTGTACCACTATTGCATCCATCAAACGAAAGAATAGTTTGTCCTCTTTGCATTATAGCCACGTTATCCCGAGTCAGGCATGGAGCAGATATAgcgtaaactttttaaagtttacgcTATATCTGCTCCGTAAAGTTGAATCTGATTTCGACGAAGGATATGTTCATTGTGACTTAATTTTACTTCATATGATCTAGGGGCAACGCATTTCATTATTTTACCTCTAAGACTCCATTCACGAGTTACTTCGTTTTGAATTGCAACAGTTTGGCCTTGTCTTTAGATGTATGGTTCAAAAAcaccaatatttttatcatagtaCTTTTTAGATTGAACTCTCCTTTGACTATATCTCTTGCAAATTTTGACTGTTCTTTATTTCGAGATTGAAACCTGGGTAAGTTATCTCTCAGTTGACGCCCATGTAATAGTTCCGCTGGAGATAAACCACATTTTATTGGAGTATTACGTAAAATTAAGATACCTTTATAAATGTCCTCATTTGACATATAGCATTTCTTTATCAACAGTTTTACTGATTTTACAGTTGCGTCTGCTAAACCATTCGATTGTGCATAGTGTGGACTACTTGTAATGTGCTTAAATTGCCATTGTTGAGAGAATTGACGAAACACTTTCGAACTATATTGTGTACCATTATCTGACATCAACTCCTCAGGGATACCATTTCTAGAAAAAGATTCTTTGCATGCTTGTATAACATTTGCTGATCCAGTACTTGAAAGCAGAAACACCTCAGTCCACAAGCTATAATATTCGacaataattaaatagtttttattagcCCACTGAAAAAAATCAGTTCCAAGTTTTTGCCATGGTCGTGTTGGGACATCAGGAATAAGGAGAGGTTCTTTCGGCTTTGATGGGAGATACTTCATACATGCCTCACACTTTCGAATTAACTGTtcaatttagttatttaaaccTGGCCAAAACACACTCTGACGTGCACGACGTTTGCATTTCTCCATTCTCAAGTGACCTTCATGCAATTTTGAAAGAATTTCTTTTCGCATACTAAATGGGATTGTTATTCTATTTTGATACAATAAGAGTCCATCAATTTTAACTATTTCATCTTTAATATCCCAATAAGGTTGGAGATTCGCCGGACAGTATTTTTTGGAATTTGGCCATCCAGAAATGATACTTTCATgcaaatggtttaaaagttcaTCTTCtgcagttttttgtttaatttcttctAAACGACTCTCTGTAGCAggcatactttttattattgaatttacATACACATTAAGATCATTTACTGCAATCTCATCTTCTTTTGTAGGATTAGATACAGGTGCACGAGATATTGCATCTACATCAGTAATAGATTTGCCTGCAACATGATCTGCAGTAAATGAAAATCTTAATAACTTCATTCTTAAACGTTAAATTCTTGGAGACATATCAATAAGTGAGTGATAATTTAATATTGGAATTAATGGTTTGTGATCTGTTTCTAATATAAATTTGGCAAACCATACAAATATTTTGACATGCGTGTGCACCCCCATGTTACTGCTAACATTTCCATTTCAATtggataataatttttttcagttgtcGTATTAAATCTAGATGCACAATCAATTGGTTTGTATATACCATTATGATTCTGGTAAACTATTACGCTAAGTCCATTTAATAAACTTCCATCTGTTCTTACTTTTACAGGTTTTTTAACATCGTAGTGTGCCAAAATGGGTGGATtggttaaactattttttacctCATTGAATGCTCTAGTATGATTTTCAGTCCAAAACCATGCTGATCTTGAACTCAAAAGATCTCGCAAGGGTTCAGCTACTTTAGCAAGCGATGGATTGCATTTTGCTAATTGCTAGGCCATGCCAAGAAAATTACGTAAAGATGTGATATTTGTTggttttggaaaattttttattgcttcaacttttttggTCAATGGTTTTACTCCTTCTGCTGAAATTTTATGACCTAAAAACTCCACTTCTGTTTGATCAAATAAACATTTCTCTACATTAAGGGTAACTCAATTTTcagcaaatatatttaacaatgcTACAAGTTTTTCGTTATATTCCATTTCTGTATttccaaaaactaaaaaatcatccATACTTTTAACCACTCTTTTTAGACCATCAATAACTTTAtccatttttttactaaaaatttcagGGTGTGACGTTAATCCAAATGGACCCCTCGTTGGGAAGAATCGCCCAAAAGGTGTCGTAAATGTACATTTTAACTGACTTTCAATATCCATTGGTAACTGCCAATATCCTGAGTTAGCATCTAATTTTGCCATATATTTACATCTATTTCCAAGTTGGGCCAATGAATCGTCTACACTTGGCAGTTCATAGAATTCACGCTTGGTGTCTTTGTTTAATTGTGTTAAATCAATACAGATACGAAGTAGTCCATTTGGTTTTTTCACAATTACTATTGGATGACACCAGTCTGTAGGTAGATTTACTATTTTGATAACACCCATCTCTTTCATACGCTCTAGCTTCAACGGTTCTAGTAGTTGGAACGCTACTCGTCGTGGTACTCTAATGTGGTATGGTGTTGTATTTTCTTGTGTTGTTATATGTACAGGGTCACCTTTAATAGTTCCTAACCCTTTGAATACTGAAGGAAACTGTTCTACAATGttactttttgattttgaaatcaTAGCACACATGAATTGTTCAGGAATATCTACTTTAACTAGGTTAAACTTTTGTAAGGCTGGTCTTCCTAATAAAGCATTTTGCACATTATCGCAAACATATATAGTAATTAATTTACTGTTCTGACCGTTTAAAgagaatgattttttaaaatatccatGACAATTGAGTTGCTTATAATCAGGACCAATTAGTCGTTTATTAGTAGTGtataaatgttcaattttaattccaaacttttttaaatgtttagttccTATAATTGTGACTTCAGCGCCTGtgtcaattttaaatgttatttttccatattttacttttaattgaatttccCAAGGTCTGTTTACACAATCTGCTCCAACTCTTCCTAAAAACAACGCACCTAGATGCTGCATAGTTGATGAATTTTTACCATCGCTCTGTTGATCAACTTCTCTATCAGGAATATTTGGTTTTGCTTTTAGGCAAACTGAACTATTTGAAAAGTGATTCATAATGCTACAGTCTCTGCACTTTTTACCCCATGCTGGAAATGATCCACGAATAAATGGatgcttttttaaacagaatttacataccaatgaattaaatttaaaatctctaTTATCACTATTCTGTGTgggtgatttaaatttatttttactgtacAATTGTTTCCCAATACGATCTACACtttcacttttattatttcGCAACTCAGATAAACCATCTCGTGCTTTTTCTGAAGAACGACAAATTTCTACTGCATTATCTAGTGTCAAAGTCTTTTCAGCAAGTAATTTCTCACGTACTTTGTCACACCGTATTCCATATACAATTTTATCTCTTAATAAACTGCCAAAACAATCTTCAGTATtacaaaaattgcaatttttacttaataatttaacttcggttaaaaaatcatcaaagcATTCACCATCTTCATGACAACGTTTAAACTATTTATGTCTTTCTAAAGTCTCATTAATAATACCTTTAGCAAACACTTCCATTTTCTCCAATATAATAGCTGGATCTGCTTTTTCATTTTCGGTTAGGTTTAATGATTCGTAAATGTTTCAAGTTTCTGTACCTTAACATACCAGCTTGATACGCAAGTGGTTTTTTCTCTAAATCCGACAACAAAACATAATCCTGCCATTTATCAATCCAGGAGCAAAATGCAGCATACCTATCTACAACTAAATCTAACATTGGAGGAGAAACACCAACTTTACCACTTTCtgccattttttataaatagatacTCAAGATTAAACAAGGTAATTAGaaaatactataaaacttaattttcgcACGTTTATTTGCATACTCGTAGCGCCATGTTGTGTTCATAATATATTCTCTTTCAGACCGGCACCGATATATAAGATAGggccgtatatatatatatatatatatatatatatatatatatatatatatatatatatatatatatatatatatatatatatatatatatatatatatatatatatatatatatatatatatatatacatgtataataaTATGACACACAATAGAaagtttcatcaattttttaaaatgaattttcataAACGAATTCTTCTGTCACttgcatataaaattttaattttgtaacatttaaagtcatatatattattttcagtCTTTCTGACGTGATTAGTTCTGGTAGGATCACATTTTTCTAGAACTTTGtacttaattacaaattaaattattttatcaagcaTATACATACCACGTACACATTAGTTATTATGTATAACTTTAACCCACATAATCCTACATAAGATTAGAAAATTGTATggggaaaattaaaaaaaaaatttaatataacttaCCCTGCCATGCAGGTACAGTGACTTAATATAATTGATCCTTTGTTTTTAACAGCAATCCACGGTGTGTGAGTTGGGTCGTTTGTTTTGTAAGATGGCCTAACTTCtgctttaaaaacaacaaaacctGAGCTTATTGTCATATGTAAAACTTCTTGCACCCAACCAGAGACAAAATACAGAGACATAAGCATCTAATGCTTTGCAGTTATCCATGGCCTCAtgagaaaagattttaagactttttattaaataatgattaacatCATAGTATTGAACGGATGGCCATTCTGTTGGGTCATCTTTCCAAGCATTTGCAGGGAACTTGTACGTACATTGATTAATTAAAAGGATAGCAAGTTTGTTTTTGTACCTTTCTGCagcgttaaaatataattttttgaagtatttataaattgacATATCTTTTGAAAGAAGCCTCCTCTACTGTTGTGGCTTTCTCGACCTAAGAGAGAtgaataagtaaaaaagaaagaatatatatatatatatatatatatatatatatatatatatatatatatatatatatatatatatatatatatatatatatatatatatatatatatatatatatatatatatatatatatatatatatatatacttgtatagtttataagaattatttttcattcaaattttccAATTGAAAGATacattttgctttatttttctttttcttttacaacaaaatattaagcTACAAGCAAACAtgaataatgatttttttatcaaatgttatATTGgtatagcaaataaataacttcaaacGTCAACAACAACGTTAATTCTGTCCGCTTTctttatgctatctttctaactcaaCTTCTTCTGACTTTCACTCTAACTTACTTCGTTCTTCCTAAATTCACTTACTCTTGATCAGCGATGCTGGTGATGATGCTGATTGGTGAGCTAAACTTATCTTCACGGGCCCGGGTTTGTGgtctctatatggcaattagccggaggaggataaaccacaatacccaACAACAACGTTAATTTATCATAATGGCTGatacggaaaaaaacacaaaaaactaacagttttatatttgtgttaataaggtattcgtttttaattttatttggtgATTGTTTATAATGGCTAGTTACGCTGGAGTTGTCTCGAACAAAATTCATCGTATGGAGCGTGTTATTGATAATAATGTGTTTATGAATCCTAACgaaatttttaacaagaaatatCAAAGAAATCGAGCCCAggaaatttatcaaaaaatatctcTAATTGTTGGCGAAAATAAAGTCAGCAGTATGACATACAATACCAGAGGAAACTGGGTGATAGAGATGAATCAAAAAGAAGATGCGATTCTCGTTAATGAAACAAGTATACAATTGTACAATTATACTTTGGTAGTAACCAGAATATAAACTCTAAGATACGGAGTGACATTGGTCTTCTAATAATCGTTAAATGTGACCCTAAAATTGAGGACGATGAAATTTTAGCACAAATGCAGCCCTTTATAAGCGAGTTATACTCAGTAACTCACACAACGTACCGCTTTAACAGAAATATGAAAGACGGTCGAAGGCTGATTCAAATAAAGCCTTCTGTAAGACTAGAAGAAATTCCACATACGATCAAAATTGATGGAATAAATATCGCTTTACATTTTGCAGGGAAATCTTTTCTCTGCAAAACATGCTGCAACTCACACCCTCCCCAACAACAATGCATTTCACATAAGGAAccctcaaaaattattaaaaactcaaCAGAAAAACCCAAAGAAAGAAAACAGCCTCTCGAAATAAATAGCGAAAAATTGGCGGAAAAAGAGAAAACGATTGAAAATATTACGCTTGCTAAAGAGCAAACTGACAGCAAAATACCTGTCAGTGTTTCTACAGAACCAAGCTTTCAAGTTGTTAAAAGCTGCTAACAAAATCGAGAAGAAAAACTATAACTAAAAAGAAACAGCGAAAGTCAAAGCGACGTTGAAGAAGGTGAGTTAATCGAAATAAAAAAcgacaaaaatatttgtagcaGAAATGCACCATCGCCGACTCCTCAAAAGGAAGGCTCGAAAAGAGTTGCACGACAAAGGGCAGTATATTCCAGGTTTTTTCTCGAGTGGTACGTCACACATAGGTGGTATTTTGATCTTAACTAACCAAactaattataactttaaaataattgaacatTTCGAAGACCTTGATGGTCattcccagctagcacacatacatTGATAAAACGTTAGAACAATGTTGTGCGTTGCGTTGGCCCAACATCGAccgccaacgttgtttttatatcattttggttacaaatgcgacgtcgccaacaacCAAAAAACAACGTTGGTTCAATGTTGTATTTTAAGTCGGCATTGCGTAATGTTTTACTTTGATTCAACGTTGTACTTTACGTTGTATTTTACGTTGGCAAAGCGTTGTATTTTACGTTGGTAAAACATTGTATTTTACGTTGGTaaaacgttgtattttaagttgattCAACGTTATATTTTACGTTTCCTCAACTTTATATTTACCTTTCATCGAAAccgaattttttttcttcatgttatgcatatacatttaaacataaaatattatgtatttatacaCGTGTATAAtcgtatatatatgtatatatgcatttatcaatgatttactaaaaataactagatgtctaactgcCGTAAATCGGCATAAGAAAAAGTGAAGCAAAAATCGGCCATTATGGGGGGCAAAATCTTTACgctatttatcaaaacaaaacaaatacgaAGCTTaagattgtttaatttaatgtaatcaataaaaaatcgaTACACAGATATCTGAaaaatttgatgttattttgatttaaaatttaataattaagtaaaatatgctctttttttttgttaaacatttcaaaatcatacttatttcatgtttttttgattttaaaatttaacatttaactcAAATCTTAGATTTAGTTGAATTTTAATCTATAATCTATTTACATTTTATGCACCTGTTAGTCATTAATTACCCTCTGCAGTAATGCTAGGAGGTATTATAACATAACTGCAAGGTAAGCAGAGtcaaaaattgtaatgaaacattttataaaactgttttgacTATTAACTAAGCTCTGTGTAACACAACTTAGAGGTTCCTTCTAGAAatgttagaattttatttatggtTAAAACTTCTTGTtatcataaaaatcattattacttttttctataattgATTTACcttcaataattaaataaatttagttcaatGTTATGTTATAATCTAGTAAGgttttcaatacaaaaaaagctCCATAGGTATTCAGgtatataaagaatatctttCCTTTGAAATAAGAGTCtttcaatataaataacaaatcaagaaaagtaacagttaataaaatttaatttaatatttttatttataatattttcacacacacacacacacacacacacacacacacacacacacacacacacacacacacacacacacacacacacacacacacacacacacacacacacacacacacacacacacacacacacacacacacacacacatatatatatatatatatatatatatatatatataaactgaatttttaagtaatttattatccttttatattgtttattttatatttatattataagcctttgaatgtaattaatttattagattGTTGACGTAGACCaatcattgattttttaaaaactttttctgtatATAATTAGCCATATCTTTGCAGTCTGattgtaaaaaagtcatttgctaacatttttatCAGTTGTGTGGAATGCATGTCTTCAGTGACAGCTTCATGCTCAGCATCGTGTTCATttaggtctttaaaaaaatgtttttcactaataattttattaacttcatAAATCATTTTCAGTTTAAGGTTTTGTTCCACATTcatttgtggttttttaaaattgtcacCGCAGacacaaattttgaaaacactCTCGCATACTATTATAGTTTGTATAAAATCATTTCTTGGAGCAATAAGCCCACCCctatttttatgttaatcaaTGAAAAAACTGATGTTCCATAAGAATGTTCCACAAAATTGTTTTGGGAAATAAGTGAGTTTGCACACACAGAACATGTTATCTTTGATAATAATCTTCTTACAATAAATCCAGATATATATCCTAGTATTGCTTCCTTATAGATAAAGGTATTATCAAGATAATTTTGAATTGTAACAATATCaatatcaaagtttaaaaaatctgtttcaGGATTTGaataaattgcatattttttacTCCACTTTAATGCAAAAATAGAGCCATTTGCATTATCCttaaatgttaaacaatttgCATGCTTTGAGCCTACAATAGAATTGCgcaaaagaattctttttaaagatgACTTAAGTTGGAGGGCATctggattattattaaatccatTCATTCCACAAATACAAGAGAACAGTAACTCAAGATGATCTTGTGAAAATTTGTATGTTaggcaaaatttaaaaggatgAACATTTAAAGTCAAAAGCTCATAGGCTAAGTGTTGAAGACTTTTTGCAGCCACAATTAACCCTAATACAAAGGTTTTTCTCCTATGTTTTGATAATTGAGTACGATTAGCATCTGTCAACTTTGATAAGTAGTTTATTATTTGATCAAAAGCTGCATTCCAATAAGGATAATCATTCAAAAAAAGAGCTTTCTTAtacgattttgaaaaaagatttttagagttcagcatatcaaataatttgtcGATGAcccttataaaatttatagttccTTCAGCATGCTTGAAATTTGGACGTTTGGAAAACATCAGAAATTCAATTGCATCTGCAACTGAACTACTAAGTGTTTGTGCAGCAAACTTAACATTCATTTTGTGACGCtggaaataaatgttttattgagattttatttgcaaattttaatcCTTCTTCTTCCTGTAtttcatataaagttttatataactcCATTTAATGTATTTTCCATCACAATCCTTAAGTACCTCTAAATCACATAATGCATTTCTAGCTAATTTTAGCATATGACTTGGGTCAGGGATTACATACAAGTAGTGATTATAGCCTTCAAAAGTAAATcttccattaattttttcttgtcttttcCCAAATGTACATCCTAGTGATGCAACAGAATTAAAGTTAACATTTACACCATCAAATGTAATGCTAcgtacattaacttttttatcagAGGAAactgttaatgtttttttaataagacatgAAAGGTTTTCAGCTGTTATTTTACTACACAGTATATAGCCAATAGGTGTTTTCCAATGACCTCGTTATCCTACCAGCATAAATACCAATGCTTCTGTAGCTGGTGTATCTGTActtaaaacatcttcaaaaaaaCCAGGTTCACAATCTACAGAGGAAGTCCAGTTGGCTAGAGAGCTTGAAGCAGGTAAATGGAGTATAGGCCGTAGAAAATTGTATGCTTAAGGTGAGTAAAAATGCAGagttattgcaaattttttaatttcatcagtATACCTATGCCCTTTTGGAAGTGaggtattgtttttaaactgattttttataatatcaaaagtcAATCCACTAAAGTTTTCACAAAGAATATTAGCAGCATcgttagaaacaattttttttgcttagatTTTTTAGCAtaacttttaatgaatttattttttttcttttcgtcacaacttttgtttaagaattttaatttttgcctttaattttgctttagttGGACTTGCATTTGTCGATAATgtacttttagaaataatagtatcatcattaataattttgttactaCTTTCGATAATATTAAAGCTACTATCTATATCCACCTGGCAATCAATACTCtctgttgtttttaaaataacactattaatataaatttcgtTACTATTAGCAGCAACATTATTGTTATCACTTATATCCGAATGGAAATTGATGTGATGGTGACTGCCTGtttctgaaacttttttaatgagtctctttttatttttttgtggcGATATagaactaaacttttttttgacttttgattttgaatcaataataaaagatgGCAcagaaaaaggttttaatttagGCTTGTTATTAAAATCAGGTATACTGTAATCTGAAGGTAAAAAGTGATCACTACATATGCGGCTGTGCTCAGTAGGAATAAATGTTTCACGTTTTATAGCAACAATCCACCTTTTACAGAGTTCCCTATTATTAATTGGAAATTTATGAAATGCTCTGTTGTCGTTTTTCATTGCTCTATTTGTGCAACCAGCTGCAGCACAAGAATTAACcatgatttataaattttgaatattaaatatcaaatattatttgatccaAACAACCgtgatttactattttttaaatttgccccCCATAATGGCCgatttttgcttcaaaaaatacgcggaagttagacatctattatttataatatatcattggcATTTATATATACGCATTTCTGCCATTTTGATGCTGagttaacaatttttactaCACATAAATTAACCTATAATTTATTGCATCTGATTAAACAGacattatttatgtttgttttgcttgtggcttgatatttcattacataaaaaagagaaaaatatataagcaaatatATTTCCATGATGAACTGAAATATCTAAATGACAAATAATTCtcataaattatacaaatgtatatttgtatatccgCCTTTTCTCTATGCAAACGTAATGTTGGAATGCTGTTTGTTACAGAAGCCTTGGCATTGTTATTGAAAGAATAACTGGAATTTCATTTTTGTCAGTAGGTTTCATGAAAAGAGATTCAAggtttgatgtttttaaatacttatggAAGTCAGttttgtgcggccgtggcgcagtggttagaacgcttgctttataagcaggagatccaggttcgaaacgagctctggacaatattttcgcgtcacggtaaggaaggaggcgtgaacttcctggttaaatgcacttccgcggtgctctgtgacaagaccgttaggacttcttggggcacctaaaaaaaaaaaaaaaaaaaaacgttaatcCACTGTATAAAATCCAACGTTGTTccaatgtatgtatatacatcaaATCAACGACGGGTGAAtaacattggatcaacgttgggtttagatcgtaaaaaaaatcaacttttgcaatgtttttacatacattaatTCAGCGTTGGTTTATACACATTAAATCAACGTCGGTTTAAtaacattggatcaacgttgggtttacatcctaaaaacaatcaattttttgcgatgtttttacatacgttgAACCAATGTAAATGAGCCAGCTGTTTTTAGTTCCATCGGtattaatttcatcattaaacaaatgacattggatcaacgttggttttgcattaGAAAAAACAGCCGACGTTTacgatggttttacatacgttggcccaa
Encoded here:
- the LOC136088394 gene encoding THAP domain-containing protein 2-like, whose amino-acid sequence is MVNSCAAAGCTNRAMKNDNRAFHKFPINNRELCKRWIVAIKRETFIPTEHSRICSDHFLPSDYSIPDFNNKPKLKPFSVPSFIIDSKSKVKKKFSSISPQKNKKRLIKKVSETGSHHHINFHSDISDNNNVAANSNEIYINSVILKTTESIDCQVDIDSSFNIIESSNKIINDDTIISKSTLSTNASPTKAKLKAKIKILKQKL